A section of the Agromyces aurantiacus genome encodes:
- a CDS encoding DUF58 domain-containing protein produces the protein MTLETEAPGAPAPASRPPTPSPAAAPSQARLALRSVRRSIAASAGSGGARLRRAGAAVAAFTAPVTGVISPVGWLVLAGSAVALALAWGLGWIELAFVGATLLAALLVAVPFVFGRMRYRVEIELQPRRVVAGERALGRLVVHNVADAASVPSQLELPVGRGLAEFVIPSIPAGGEHEELFAVPTQRRAVIVAGPAASVRGDQLGLLRREVRWTEPVELFVHPVTARLRPSAAGLVRDLEGEVTKTITNNDISFHALRAYEPGDALRNVHWRTSARTGQLMVRQYEETRRSQLLLVQATSAAHYASDDEFELAVSVLASIGVQVIRDATRLATATDRLRLNTATPTALLDDTSRIESLAQGAAPVRDLVREAAKRVPVPSVLIVVGGSRAPLAEFRAVETVFGSDTQVIVFRAELGAASRITRVGESTVVTVGSLDELPRLVRRVRP, from the coding sequence ATGACGCTCGAGACCGAGGCGCCCGGCGCGCCCGCCCCGGCGAGCCGACCGCCCACCCCGTCGCCCGCGGCGGCGCCGTCGCAGGCGCGCCTCGCGCTGCGCTCCGTGCGACGCTCGATCGCGGCATCCGCCGGCTCGGGTGGCGCACGCCTGCGCCGGGCGGGTGCGGCCGTGGCCGCGTTCACCGCGCCGGTGACGGGAGTGATCTCGCCGGTCGGATGGCTCGTGCTCGCCGGCTCGGCCGTGGCGCTCGCGCTGGCGTGGGGCCTCGGCTGGATCGAGCTCGCCTTCGTCGGGGCGACCCTGCTCGCCGCGCTGCTCGTCGCCGTCCCGTTCGTGTTCGGGCGTATGCGGTACCGCGTCGAGATCGAGCTGCAGCCGCGCCGCGTCGTGGCGGGCGAGCGGGCGCTCGGCCGGCTCGTCGTGCACAACGTCGCCGACGCGGCATCCGTGCCGTCGCAGCTGGAGCTCCCGGTCGGCCGGGGGCTCGCCGAGTTCGTGATCCCGTCGATCCCCGCGGGCGGCGAGCACGAGGAGCTCTTCGCGGTGCCGACGCAGCGGCGCGCCGTGATCGTCGCCGGGCCTGCGGCATCCGTGCGCGGCGACCAGCTCGGGCTGCTGCGCCGCGAGGTGCGCTGGACCGAGCCCGTGGAGCTGTTCGTGCACCCCGTGACGGCGCGGCTGCGTCCCTCGGCGGCGGGCCTCGTGCGCGACCTCGAGGGCGAGGTCACGAAGACCATCACGAACAACGACATCTCCTTCCACGCGCTCCGCGCGTACGAGCCGGGCGACGCGCTGCGCAACGTGCACTGGCGCACGTCGGCGCGCACCGGGCAGTTGATGGTGCGGCAGTACGAGGAGACGCGCCGCTCGCAGCTGCTGCTCGTGCAGGCCACGAGCGCGGCGCACTACGCGTCCGACGACGAGTTCGAGCTCGCGGTGTCGGTGCTCGCGTCGATCGGCGTGCAGGTCATCCGCGACGCCACGCGGCTCGCCACCGCGACCGACCGGCTGCGGCTGAACACCGCGACGCCCACCGCGCTGCTCGACGACACGAGCCGCATCGAGTCGCTCGCGCAGGGCGCCGCGCCGGTGCGCGACCTCGTGCGCGAGGCGGCCAAGCGGGTGCCCGTGCCGAGCGTGCTCATCGTCGTCGGCGGCTCGCGTGCGCCGCTGGCCGAGTTCCGCGCCGTCGAGACGGTGTTCGGTTCCGACACGCAGGTCATCGTGTTCCGGGCCGAGCTCGGAGCGGCGTCGCGCATCACCCGGGTGGGGGAGTCGACCGTCGTCACGGTCGGCTCGCTCGACGAGCTGCCCAGACTCGTGAGGAGGGTGCGCCCGTGA
- a CDS encoding AAA family ATPase: MTVTQDQALWFQDAFSKLVDNVDRAILGKREIIELVVTAMLSEGHVLLEDFPGTGKTVLAKALANTLDGTHSRIQFTPDLLPSDVTGVTIYDQGKGQFEFHRGPIFASIVLADEINRASPKTQSALLEVMEEGRVTVDGVSYEVGSPFMVIATQNPVEQAGTYSLPEAQLDRFLVKTSLGYPDHDTAVTLLLDSANRARASKVSPIIASSSVTTMARLAAEVHVDAAVLSYLNQIVSATRDHRDSALGVSMRGALALARAAKTWAISRGRTYVTPDDVRELAVPVLAHRIIVDPESEFAGVTAEEIVGKVLVEIAPPAYRAA; this comes from the coding sequence ATGACCGTGACGCAAGACCAGGCCCTCTGGTTCCAGGACGCCTTCTCGAAGCTCGTCGACAACGTCGACCGCGCGATCCTCGGCAAGCGCGAGATCATCGAGCTCGTCGTGACCGCGATGCTCTCCGAGGGGCACGTGCTGCTCGAGGACTTCCCCGGCACGGGCAAGACGGTGCTCGCGAAGGCCCTGGCGAACACGCTCGACGGCACGCACTCGCGAATCCAGTTCACCCCCGACCTGCTGCCCTCGGATGTCACGGGCGTGACGATCTACGACCAGGGCAAGGGCCAGTTCGAGTTCCACCGCGGGCCGATCTTCGCCTCGATCGTGCTCGCCGACGAGATCAACCGCGCGAGCCCGAAGACCCAGTCGGCGCTGCTCGAGGTCATGGAGGAGGGCCGCGTCACGGTCGACGGCGTGAGCTACGAGGTCGGCAGCCCGTTCATGGTCATCGCGACGCAGAACCCGGTCGAGCAGGCCGGCACCTACTCGCTGCCCGAGGCGCAGCTCGACCGGTTCCTCGTGAAGACCTCGCTCGGCTACCCCGACCACGACACGGCCGTCACGCTGCTGCTCGACTCGGCGAACCGGGCGCGCGCCTCGAAGGTCTCGCCGATCATCGCCTCGAGCTCGGTGACGACCATGGCGCGGCTCGCCGCCGAGGTGCACGTGGATGCCGCGGTGCTCTCGTACCTCAACCAGATCGTCTCCGCGACGCGCGACCACCGCGACTCGGCGCTCGGGGTCAGCATGCGCGGCGCGCTCGCCCTCGCGCGCGCCGCGAAGACCTGGGCGATCTCGCGCGGCCGCACCTACGTCACGCCCGACGACGTGCGCGAGCTCGCGGTGCCGGTGCTCGCGCACCGCATCATCGTCGACCCCGAGTCGGAGTTCGCGGGGGTGACCGCCGAGGAGATCGTCGGCAAGGTCCTCGTCGAGATCGCGCCGCCGGCGTACCGGGCGGCATGA
- a CDS encoding serine/threonine-protein kinase: MRRPPSSPPELPGYTHLGLLGSGGFADVFLYEQRLPRRKVAVKVLLADDIDAGTRAQFVAEANLMARLSAHPFIVTIFHADVSADGRPYFVMEYCSGPSLSERYKRQPLSVEDALRTGIRLSGAVATAHAAGILHRDIKPANVLTNDYGWPALSDFGISSDLEGELPVHTMSFTADPGATGSRTGSDRAAVGMSVPWSPPELFEDDPRPDTRSDVFALAATVHTLLAGRTPFEIPGRSNGPLDLIGRIERGRVTPIGRDDVPASLEAVLATGMAVRREDRYQSAVEFGRALQRIELELGYSVTGIEVPSLPTADPGAVESGPDAAAEPGAPDDDAATRARAVRVVHAEPPPGPAPMSAPLRAAAPDEDATRARSVREVRAQPGAAASSASSMAGDLGDAVEDGTVVRPAVSGAARPSGPSSEAEPADRPARRRRAVTGAIVAAASIVVVGAVAAAIALGGAGSAGGEDPSTPEPSAEDAIIAARVPAPEVGDGERTSGGDVVFPVSHEPTEDGDRYRWRRVDGVGTTAVATGSEIVVQGVADGATVCIEVQVQRGSKTSEPVRGCSG, translated from the coding sequence ATGCGCCGTCCGCCCTCCTCGCCTCCCGAGCTGCCCGGCTACACGCACCTCGGCCTGCTCGGTTCCGGCGGGTTCGCCGACGTGTTCCTCTACGAGCAGCGCCTGCCGCGGCGCAAGGTCGCGGTGAAGGTGCTGCTCGCCGACGACATCGACGCGGGCACGCGCGCGCAGTTCGTCGCCGAGGCGAACCTGATGGCGCGCCTCTCGGCCCATCCGTTCATCGTGACGATCTTCCACGCGGATGTCTCGGCCGACGGCCGGCCGTACTTCGTCATGGAGTACTGTTCCGGGCCGAGCCTCTCCGAACGGTACAAGCGGCAGCCGCTGAGCGTCGAGGATGCGCTGCGTACGGGCATCCGCCTGTCGGGTGCGGTCGCCACGGCGCATGCGGCCGGCATCCTGCACCGCGACATCAAGCCGGCGAACGTGCTCACGAACGACTACGGCTGGCCGGCGCTCAGCGACTTCGGCATCTCGTCCGATCTCGAGGGCGAGCTGCCGGTGCACACGATGTCGTTCACCGCCGATCCGGGCGCGACGGGTTCGCGCACCGGCTCCGACCGCGCGGCCGTCGGCATGAGCGTGCCGTGGTCCCCGCCCGAGCTGTTCGAGGACGATCCCCGGCCCGACACGCGCAGTGACGTGTTCGCGCTCGCCGCCACGGTGCACACGCTCCTGGCGGGCCGCACGCCCTTCGAGATCCCCGGGCGCTCGAACGGCCCGCTCGACCTCATCGGCCGCATCGAGCGCGGTCGCGTCACGCCGATCGGGCGCGACGACGTGCCCGCGAGCCTCGAGGCGGTCCTCGCGACCGGCATGGCGGTGCGTCGCGAGGATCGCTACCAGAGCGCGGTCGAGTTCGGCCGTGCGCTCCAGCGCATCGAGCTCGAGCTCGGGTACTCGGTCACGGGCATCGAGGTGCCGAGCCTGCCGACCGCCGACCCCGGCGCGGTCGAGTCGGGTCCGGATGCCGCGGCGGAGCCCGGCGCCCCGGACGATGACGCGGCGACTCGAGCCCGAGCCGTCCGGGTGGTGCACGCCGAGCCGCCGCCCGGCCCGGCGCCCATGTCCGCGCCCCTGCGCGCCGCTGCGCCCGACGAGGATGCGACCCGGGCGCGGAGCGTCCGCGAGGTGCGCGCGCAGCCCGGCGCGGCCGCGTCATCCGCGTCGTCCATGGCGGGCGATCTCGGCGATGCCGTCGAGGACGGGACCGTCGTCCGCCCGGCCGTCTCCGGCGCGGCCCGCCCGAGCGGGCCGTCGAGCGAAGCGGAACCCGCAGATCGGCCCGCGCGTCGCCGTCGCGCCGTGACCGGCGCGATCGTCGCGGCGGCGTCCATCGTCGTGGTCGGCGCCGTCGCCGCGGCCATCGCGCTCGGCGGCGCGGGGAGCGCCGGCGGCGAGGATCCGAGCACCCCGGAGCCCTCCGCCGAGGATGCGATCATCGCGGCACGCGTGCCCGCCCCCGAGGTCGGCGACGGCGAGCGCACGAGCGGCGGCGACGTGGTGTTCCCGGTATCGCACGAGCCCACCGAGGACGGCGACCGCTACCGCTGGCGGCGGGTCGACGGCGTCGGCACGACCGCCGTCGCGACCGGGTCCGAGATCGTGGTGCAGGGCGTCGCCGACGGTGCGACGGTCTGCATCGAGGTGCAGGTGCAGCGCGGCAGCAAGACCTCCGAGCCGGTGCGGGGGTGCAGCGGATGA
- a CDS encoding Ig-like domain-containing protein, which produces MVTLRSWLRSRRNVASATAIAVLAGVPVGIAVLHQGFPVTDPDLRAREVWVTNAEDLLAGRLNRQIEELDAAVATATNEIDVFQDGEDAFLYDPGVGSIERIDPSFTTLVQRIDVPPASSVAYGGDVLAVLSPEGELWRVPAGAELAFDFRGTDPVADLGDGAEVAVSAEGTVFATAPGDRELLSLRRDATEPDRRELRKLGRHQLAAVGERPVVLDVEGDAVLVDDREIPLPEPALRLQQSGPERDAVVLATATGLLDVPLGGGGIRTIPNGAEVAATKADEVAAPVRLGSCIHGAWAAGGRYVAACDGRDPESTAIDQPTAGSRLEFRVNRDVIVLNDLTNGNSWLVDSDLRLVDNWEEVTPPEESEDLEGEEKSAQQTFEDTLAERTDVNRPPVARDDEYGVRPGRTTVLEVLENDTDPDGDVLTIASTSEVSASAGRLELIDGGRALQFSPADGAAGSVSFRYGVDDGRGGVAEASVNVRIVPESENTAPTSIRSGAISVEQGQQISYNVLADWNDPDGDDLYLVDASPAGGDVVRSSPDGYVTFEHRSAELGTKEVRFTVSDGATTAAGTLTVEVKPTGSLNPVGTPDYARVFAGETELIEPLANDLSPSGAGLELLGVEEVPDGAAVTPNVERGTLSFSANEPGEYVFLYGLGAGAAVSKGLIRVQVVEPPAAVPPPIAVKDTAYLRAGEPLTVPVLANDVSPSGRVLAVQSIDDSAAEGLVSVEILTNTVLRITASQAVDTQLQVAYTVSDGVNSSTATVTVVPVPPLVKHQPPVAVDDGAIVRAGDIVTVPVLENDYHPDAATLHVQPELVEVDAPDGLAFVDGDAVRFQAPEKAGVYSAVYTIGDEFEQTARAAVRFTVVAKDAGENRAPLPTPLTSRTFAGSAVTIDVPLDQLDPDGDSVTLTGIAVAPELGRVIERTSTSLTYEAFAGSAGTDELTYEVRDTFGATAEGAIRIGVIPRPEVQLPPKAVDDAIEMKPGRTASVEVLLNDSDPSGYRLHVADLPEVDDGIDAEIRDRRRVVVTAPQQEAAYTIRYEISNGHGGADTAFLQVAVTEDAVIDPPTAEDQVIEPEQVVDGAPVTVDPLADATNPGGLVEDLAVTVEGPNAGRAEVASDGTITVTPGRERYAVAYRLTNELDDLSAMAFVIVPAVPSGDDTVEETQRPKTPEELLAEEKAKFPAPYLKDLGEVIVPMNGRISWNVDDLVVVPSGNPALILSATATNSGEAPFVSGTALQFVPATDYRGAASVTFEVTDGKSADDPVGRTAILTIPITVGDPNFNDVPPTFTPRSETIEAGEAPLEVDLRSSTDQPNPDNIQRVEYRNLSGATADVRAEIVEGSVLRVSAPLGVQPGTQVRIAFDVVFNEFTVPGYVDVKVVSSTRALPQANDDGPYEMQRGDVQTFDVLANDFNPFAPDAPLRVVDAQIDQQSVGAEATASHTESDVTVRTGAAFTGTLSVVYRIQDGTKDPARETQGRITVVVRDEPDKPAAPEIVSSGDSAITIRWAAPANNNSPITGYQVEYNGQTASFAADGAGTNQRFAPLTNGTAYDFQVRAQNAIGWGEWSSPSASRTPYGVPSAPRDVKATAAGYAPTRIDVTWNAPSDTGGGGVTYEARIDSGGWKAVSGTSTSFGSVGAGTHRVDVRAVNKNGGGTGDFASDSVGVSNPPKVVTLKKGDTLGYYNGPYGYCNGTCWHYDVTVSGFPDGVASGYAYCSGTRLSTNIRIDVRNGTGSYSGKFPDSWCGNPDAWVVIDGIRSNNW; this is translated from the coding sequence TTGGTCACGTTGAGGTCTTGGCTGCGCTCGCGCCGCAACGTGGCGTCGGCGACCGCCATCGCGGTGCTCGCCGGCGTGCCCGTCGGCATCGCCGTGCTGCACCAGGGCTTCCCTGTGACCGACCCCGACCTGCGCGCGCGCGAGGTGTGGGTCACCAACGCCGAGGACCTGCTCGCGGGACGGCTCAACCGCCAGATCGAGGAGCTCGACGCGGCCGTCGCCACGGCCACGAACGAGATCGACGTCTTCCAGGACGGCGAGGACGCGTTCCTCTACGACCCGGGGGTCGGCTCGATCGAGCGGATCGACCCGTCCTTCACCACGCTCGTGCAGCGCATCGACGTCCCGCCCGCCTCCTCCGTCGCGTACGGCGGTGACGTGCTCGCGGTGCTCTCTCCCGAAGGCGAGCTGTGGCGCGTGCCCGCGGGGGCCGAGCTCGCGTTCGACTTCCGCGGGACCGACCCGGTCGCCGACCTCGGCGACGGCGCCGAGGTCGCCGTGAGCGCCGAGGGCACCGTCTTCGCGACGGCGCCCGGCGACCGCGAGCTGCTCTCGCTGCGTCGCGACGCGACCGAGCCGGATCGACGCGAGCTGCGCAAGCTCGGCCGCCACCAGCTCGCCGCCGTCGGTGAGCGACCCGTCGTGCTCGACGTCGAAGGCGACGCGGTGCTCGTCGACGACCGCGAGATCCCCCTGCCCGAACCGGCGTTGAGGCTCCAGCAGTCCGGCCCCGAGCGCGATGCCGTCGTGCTGGCCACCGCGACCGGCCTGCTCGACGTGCCGCTCGGCGGCGGCGGCATCCGCACCATCCCGAACGGGGCGGAGGTCGCCGCGACGAAGGCCGACGAGGTCGCGGCGCCGGTGCGGCTGGGCTCGTGCATCCACGGGGCGTGGGCGGCCGGCGGCCGGTACGTCGCCGCATGCGACGGGCGCGACCCCGAATCGACCGCCATCGACCAGCCGACGGCCGGCTCGCGACTGGAGTTCCGGGTCAACCGCGACGTCATCGTGCTCAACGACCTCACCAACGGCAACTCGTGGCTCGTCGACTCCGACCTCCGACTCGTGGACAACTGGGAGGAGGTCACGCCGCCCGAGGAGAGCGAGGACCTCGAGGGCGAGGAGAAGTCGGCGCAGCAGACGTTCGAGGACACCCTGGCCGAGCGCACCGACGTGAACCGGCCTCCCGTGGCCCGCGACGACGAGTACGGCGTCCGGCCGGGGCGCACCACCGTGCTCGAGGTACTCGAGAACGACACCGACCCCGACGGCGACGTGCTCACGATCGCGTCGACCTCCGAGGTCTCGGCATCGGCCGGCCGGCTGGAGCTCATCGACGGCGGCCGCGCCCTGCAGTTCTCGCCCGCCGACGGGGCCGCGGGCAGCGTCTCCTTCCGCTACGGCGTCGACGACGGCCGCGGCGGGGTCGCCGAGGCGTCGGTGAACGTGCGGATCGTGCCGGAGAGCGAGAACACCGCGCCCACGTCGATCCGCAGCGGCGCGATCAGCGTCGAGCAGGGCCAGCAGATCTCGTACAACGTGCTCGCCGACTGGAACGACCCCGACGGCGACGACCTCTACCTCGTCGACGCGTCCCCGGCGGGCGGTGACGTGGTGCGCTCCAGCCCCGACGGGTACGTGACCTTCGAGCACCGCTCGGCCGAGCTCGGCACGAAGGAGGTGCGCTTCACGGTCTCGGACGGCGCCACGACCGCCGCGGGCACCCTCACCGTCGAGGTGAAGCCGACCGGGTCGCTGAATCCGGTCGGCACGCCCGACTACGCGCGCGTGTTCGCGGGCGAGACCGAGCTCATCGAGCCGCTCGCCAACGACCTCTCGCCCTCGGGCGCCGGCCTGGAGCTGCTCGGCGTCGAGGAGGTGCCCGACGGCGCGGCCGTCACGCCCAACGTCGAGCGGGGCACCCTGTCGTTCTCGGCCAACGAGCCGGGGGAGTACGTGTTCCTCTACGGCCTCGGCGCCGGTGCCGCGGTGAGCAAGGGACTCATCCGCGTGCAGGTCGTCGAGCCGCCCGCCGCGGTGCCGCCGCCGATCGCGGTCAAGGACACCGCGTACCTGCGCGCGGGCGAGCCGCTCACCGTGCCCGTGCTCGCCAACGACGTCTCGCCCTCGGGCCGGGTGCTCGCGGTGCAGTCCATCGACGATTCGGCCGCCGAGGGGCTCGTCTCGGTCGAGATCCTCACCAACACGGTGCTGCGCATCACGGCGTCGCAGGCCGTCGACACGCAGCTGCAGGTCGCCTACACCGTCTCCGACGGCGTGAACTCCTCCACGGCGACCGTGACCGTCGTGCCGGTCCCGCCGCTCGTCAAGCACCAGCCTCCGGTCGCGGTCGACGACGGGGCGATCGTGCGCGCGGGCGACATCGTGACCGTGCCGGTGCTCGAGAACGACTACCACCCGGATGCCGCGACGCTCCACGTGCAGCCCGAGCTCGTCGAGGTCGACGCGCCCGACGGCCTCGCGTTCGTCGACGGCGACGCCGTGCGGTTCCAGGCGCCCGAGAAGGCCGGCGTCTACAGCGCCGTGTACACGATCGGCGACGAGTTCGAGCAGACGGCGCGCGCCGCCGTCCGCTTCACCGTCGTCGCGAAGGACGCCGGGGAGAACCGCGCGCCCCTGCCCACCCCGCTCACCTCGCGCACCTTCGCGGGCTCCGCGGTGACGATCGACGTGCCGCTCGACCAGCTCGACCCCGACGGCGACTCCGTCACGCTCACGGGCATCGCCGTCGCGCCCGAACTCGGCCGGGTGATCGAGCGGACGAGCACGTCGCTGACCTACGAGGCGTTCGCCGGCTCGGCCGGGACCGACGAGCTCACGTACGAGGTGCGCGACACGTTCGGCGCGACGGCCGAGGGCGCCATCCGCATCGGCGTCATCCCGCGGCCCGAGGTGCAGCTGCCGCCGAAGGCCGTCGACGACGCGATCGAGATGAAGCCGGGTCGCACGGCGTCGGTCGAGGTGCTGCTGAACGACTCCGACCCGAGCGGGTACCGACTGCACGTCGCCGACCTCCCCGAGGTCGACGACGGCATCGACGCCGAGATCCGCGATCGCCGGCGCGTGGTCGTCACGGCGCCCCAGCAGGAAGCCGCGTACACGATCCGATACGAGATCTCGAACGGCCACGGCGGCGCCGACACCGCCTTCCTGCAGGTCGCGGTGACCGAGGATGCGGTCATCGACCCGCCGACCGCCGAGGACCAGGTGATCGAGCCCGAGCAGGTCGTCGACGGCGCGCCCGTCACGGTCGATCCGCTCGCCGACGCGACGAACCCCGGCGGGCTCGTGGAGGATCTCGCGGTCACCGTCGAGGGGCCGAACGCCGGCCGGGCCGAGGTCGCCTCCGACGGCACCATCACGGTCACGCCGGGGCGCGAGCGCTATGCCGTCGCCTACCGGCTCACCAACGAACTCGACGACCTCTCGGCGATGGCGTTCGTGATCGTGCCCGCCGTGCCATCCGGCGACGACACGGTCGAGGAGACCCAGCGTCCGAAGACGCCCGAGGAGCTGCTCGCCGAGGAGAAGGCGAAGTTCCCGGCGCCGTACCTGAAGGACCTCGGCGAGGTCATCGTGCCCATGAACGGCCGGATCAGCTGGAACGTCGACGACCTCGTCGTGGTGCCGTCCGGCAACCCCGCCCTCATCCTCTCGGCAACCGCCACGAACTCCGGGGAGGCGCCGTTCGTCAGCGGCACGGCACTCCAGTTCGTGCCCGCGACCGACTACCGCGGCGCGGCATCCGTCACGTTCGAGGTCACCGACGGGAAGAGCGCCGACGATCCCGTCGGCCGCACCGCGATCCTGACGATCCCCATCACCGTGGGCGATCCGAACTTCAACGACGTGCCGCCGACGTTCACGCCGCGGAGCGAGACGATCGAGGCGGGCGAGGCACCGCTCGAGGTCGACCTGCGCTCCTCGACCGACCAGCCGAACCCCGACAACATCCAGCGCGTCGAGTACCGCAACCTCAGCGGCGCCACGGCCGACGTGCGCGCCGAGATCGTGGAGGGCTCGGTGCTGCGGGTGTCCGCACCGCTGGGCGTGCAGCCGGGCACGCAGGTGCGCATCGCGTTCGACGTCGTCTTCAACGAGTTCACCGTTCCCGGGTACGTCGACGTGAAGGTCGTCTCGTCGACGCGCGCGCTGCCGCAGGCCAACGACGACGGGCCGTACGAGATGCAGCGCGGCGACGTCCAGACCTTCGACGTGCTCGCGAACGACTTCAACCCGTTCGCGCCCGACGCCCCGCTCCGCGTGGTCGACGCGCAGATCGACCAGCAGAGCGTCGGCGCCGAGGCCACGGCGAGCCACACCGAGTCCGACGTCACGGTTCGGACGGGTGCCGCGTTCACGGGCACGCTCAGCGTGGTCTACCGCATCCAGGACGGCACGAAAGACCCGGCCCGCGAGACGCAGGGACGCATCACCGTCGTCGTACGCGACGAGCCCGACAAGCCCGCAGCTCCCGAGATCGTCTCGTCCGGCGACAGCGCCATCACCATCCGATGGGCCGCGCCCGCGAACAACAACTCGCCGATCACCGGGTACCAGGTCGAGTACAACGGGCAGACCGCCTCGTTCGCGGCCGACGGCGCCGGCACGAACCAGCGGTTCGCGCCGCTGACGAACGGCACCGCCTACGACTTCCAGGTCCGCGCGCAGAACGCCATCGGCTGGGGCGAGTGGTCGAGCCCGTCGGCCTCGCGCACTCCCTACGGCGTGCCGAGCGCGCCGCGCGACGTGAAGGCCACCGCGGCGGGATACGCGCCGACGCGCATCGACGTGACGTGGAACGCGCCGTCCGACACGGGCGGCGGCGGCGTGACCTACGAGGCGCGCATCGACAGCGGCGGGTGGAAGGCCGTGAGCGGCACGTCGACGTCGTTCGGCAGCGTCGGCGCGGGGACGCACCGGGTCGACGTCCGCGCCGTGAACAAGAACGGCGGCGGCACGGGCGACTTCGCCTCCGACTCGGTCGGCGTCAGCAACCCGCCGAAGGTGGTCACCCTCAAGAAGGGCGACACGCTCGGCTACTACAACGGGCCGTACGGCTACTGCAACGGCACCTGCTGGCACTACGACGTCACCGTGAGCGGCTTCCCCGACGGCGTCGCCTCGGGCTACGCCTACTGCAGCGGCACGCGACTCTCGACGAACATCCGCATCGACGTGCGCAACGGCACCGGCAGCTACTCCGGGAAGTTCCCCGACTCGTGGTGCGGCAACCCCGACGCGTGGGTGGTCATCGACGGCATCCGGAGCAACAACTGGTGA
- a CDS encoding FHA domain-containing protein, producing the protein MAEYRPDDGGRWVIALREDALLMLPADRADDLASLWPRLGAADAATQVIDRLAAGGVASVPSFALVVRERASGTARAVVRGALTVRLGDVEVSGEQVSTWQERVVGGAPAVRVSAAAPIRGDDGAPRPANPVRLPLIGGAVLASEVEWAGDEATRPVDLHRRDDGSSAQVVAAPVPVPSSATVDERSHERPDERTMVPEDTVVGFSRTERPQIPPRAERVPSAADVRDDPSVDTTVIVPPPGIAADASAAPPAVPSAEPPRSALGDHDGLTVASADIRRLREQRETERAGVRPGAAAPGAATPSLALRLPDGSIEPIVGELVLGRAPAIGRVVGARVPRTVVIGAGDPDISRTHLRVVVEGGTAVVTDLESRNGTHVVAPGLPPVRLRPAEPTPVLPETVIDLGGGWTIQVVTR; encoded by the coding sequence GTGGCGGAGTACCGTCCTGACGATGGCGGCCGCTGGGTGATCGCGCTGCGCGAGGACGCGCTGCTGATGCTCCCGGCCGATCGCGCCGACGACCTCGCGTCGCTCTGGCCGCGGCTCGGCGCCGCGGATGCCGCGACGCAGGTCATCGACCGGCTGGCGGCCGGCGGCGTGGCGTCGGTGCCGAGCTTCGCGCTCGTCGTGCGCGAACGCGCGTCGGGCACCGCGCGCGCCGTGGTGCGCGGGGCGCTGACCGTGCGGCTCGGCGACGTCGAGGTGTCAGGCGAGCAGGTCTCGACCTGGCAGGAACGCGTCGTCGGCGGGGCGCCCGCGGTGCGCGTCTCGGCGGCGGCACCGATTCGCGGTGACGACGGCGCGCCACGACCCGCGAATCCCGTGCGGCTCCCGCTGATCGGCGGCGCGGTCCTCGCCTCCGAGGTCGAGTGGGCGGGCGACGAGGCGACGAGGCCTGTCGATCTCCATCGCCGAGACGACGGGTCGAGTGCGCAGGTCGTCGCGGCCCCGGTGCCGGTGCCGTCGTCGGCGACCGTGGACGAGCGCTCCCACGAGCGCCCCGACGAGCGCACGATGGTGCCGGAGGACACGGTCGTGGGCTTCTCGCGGACCGAGCGGCCGCAGATCCCCCCGCGCGCCGAGCGGGTTCCGTCCGCCGCCGACGTCCGGGACGACCCTTCCGTCGACACGACCGTCATCGTCCCACCGCCGGGCATCGCCGCGGATGCTTCGGCCGCGCCGCCCGCGGTGCCGTCGGCCGAGCCGCCGCGCAGCGCACTCGGCGACCACGACGGCCTCACGGTCGCGAGCGCCGACATCCGCCGGCTGCGCGAGCAGCGCGAGACGGAGCGCGCCGGGGTGCGGCCGGGTGCCGCGGCGCCGGGCGCCGCGACGCCGTCGCTCGCGCTGCGCCTGCCCGACGGCTCGATCGAGCCGATCGTCGGCGAGCTCGTCCTCGGGCGCGCGCCCGCGATCGGCCGCGTCGTCGGGGCTCGCGTCCCGCGCACGGTCGTGATCGGCGCGGGCGACCCCGACATCTCGCGCACCCACCTGCGCGTCGTCGTCGAGGGCGGGACCGCCGTGGTGACCGACCTCGAGTCGCGCAACGGCACGCACGTCGTCGCGCCGGGCCTGCCGCCCGTGCGCCTGCGTCCCGCCGAGCCCACGCCCGTGCTGCCCGAGACGGTGATCGACCTCGGCGGCGGCTGGACGATCCAGGTGGTGACGCGCTGA